A portion of the Hydractinia symbiolongicarpus strain clone_291-10 chromosome 10, HSymV2.1, whole genome shotgun sequence genome contains these proteins:
- the LOC130613222 gene encoding GTPase-activating protein and VPS9 domain-containing protein 1-like encodes MADEVEKRKCRFLTLQKRLKEERLFVKQEKEQLRKLNDKVTSLSQNLFYLEWKTRHQWINVDRLVNAKINPSDCSTTSRIIESVKFEDASSALNYEDGKYGEFLFTLKQNPKLVAMILDYCDTKRIKTTTRHLTRLLISSLYGSCSQRKDEVAVLKILKELMSLQVLTCEDLLSFFCGKRSTENAFACVLTLFSEMLFSSKLYLTAALHGTVMQVIVDDAIFLDVEVSKVLVRIPPKAIMDKFGKPGTASSNSKIKDHMNTLHNHLINLCKKFLKSLHDKIYCFPQSLRWAIGQLYQGMILKMKLPSANAKAIIAYMIMSYFICPAIINPEPYGINSDADISETARHNLSQVASILRSLALLECGLKDEKFKVVLERFDQGFMMSYVSSLLNGAENIDMEFQDEVSASVVQSSILITEHDLKTLINCLKLLQTYEVPKLNEEGLEELLDVLPAPPRRWTKEVPARNVKSMPPNLDISTPVPPPRNNKLKKLNSSSSPSNASKNQEDIDQLKEDLNKMITNDEPVLVVPLGNEIEQYPGMLSEEKVLGLNTNLSTAYDIDTTDEERRRRASSLMLDALHEFFPQENLIDINDMSNLSSDSDIIDSKELNSVKQTSSRAGELDGVFFEATLPPKVTSDNAEKTVPVDNLLDFGQDSASPRLPVKKHHSKHVSSGLIDQPLISLENDIFVDSSKPLDLNSTSGKSELTSMISGDGGINAILQAAAIPSPTAVKNSEFQDPWSPSVTGTSDPWSTSSTQAGTPKGDETKGFESNFTPVTTPTRKTSQSGKKKHSVDPKYAAYSENIQREKKLSSSKMVESNSHEEIVKLARKKSHGAWFKDKISTKLGGGLRQTPKKSDNFLKKDRKVSETHSDHHQLKAGTPMQASVASKVKSASIISRGSGSEVDVSEAIMAKYRNMTLESSNEGLDQPFGTPHSSQMEDVAMQVYKDEVIFDDEFKFEDAKKKLRTVLCTSDQTLIPSDARSFDHLMLTMLQAKLAEAINIQNRFSVAQLHETLRSIKQLPDDSCEKLVQKLEEDYEQRSKYISYLTRSKQGLLSTICHLEQTTTKLQRDKVICRKYFTTLAVRLFLETQERKKEIIGFGQNFNSTKMLDEKCALLSDFLEKLHVDMLKDATWTYCNDEELEDVKVATERTIMSRIYKEAFYPNGVTDIENDRIFHEHIKCLSKVITLSHPALQIPKTYQKEAPWPSAQTELLMVNAYKTAADKLACIHRCCVTIMNLLSMASDKQAPGADDFVPVLVYVVLRANPPNLLSTKQYVNTFYETRLSGEEYYCWMQFCAALEFIKTMTSPER; translated from the exons ATGGCGGACGAAGTGGAGAAGAGGAAATGTAGATTTCTCACCTTGCAAAAAAGGCTAAAAGAGGAGAGACTATttgtaaaacaagaaaaagaacaaCTTCGCAAATTAAACGATAAAGTAACTAGTTTAAGCCAGAACTTATTCTATCTGGAATGGAAGACAAGACATCAATGGATAAATGTAGATCGTTTAGTGAATGCTAAAATTAACCCTTCTGACTGCAGCACAACTTCCAGAATCATAGAGTCTGTGAAGTTCGAGGATGCGTCAAGTGCTTTAAATTACGAGGATGGAAAGTATGGAGAGTTCCTTTTTACTCTTAAGCAAAATCCAAAATTAGTTGCAATGATATTAGATTACTGTGATACAAAACGAATAAAAACTACAACAAGACATCTAACTCGGTTACTTATATCTTCTCTTTACGGAAGTTGCTCACAGAGAAAGGATGAAGTTGCAGTTTTAAAGATATTAAAAGAACTTATGTCTCTTCAAGTTTTGACATGTGAGGATTTGCTTTCGTTTTTCTGTGGCAAGAGATCAACAGAAAATGCATTTGCCTGTGTTTTGACATTATTCTCAGAAATGCTCTTTTCGTCAAAGCTATATTTAACTGCTGCCTTGCATGGGACTGTGATGCAAGTAATTGTTGATGATGCTATATTCTTAGATGTCGAAGTTTCCAAAGTGCTAGTAAGAATACCACCAAAAGCTATAATGGATAAATTTGGCAAACCAGGCACCGCCTCATCAAACAGTAAAATAAAAGATCATATGAACACATTGCATAACCACCTAATTAATCTAtgcaagaaatttttaaaaagtttgcatgataaaatatattgttttccACAAAGTTTACGATGGGCAATAGGTCAACTGTACCAGGGcatgattttaaaaatgaaattacccAGTGCAAATGCAAAAGCCATAATAGCTTACATGATCATGAGTTATTTTATATGTCCAGCTATAATTAATCCAGAACCATATGGAATTAACTCCGATGCTGATATCAGTGAGACTGCAAGGCACAACTTAAGTCAGGTTGCCAGCATATTACGTTCATTAGCACTTCTGGAATGTGGATTAAAAgatgaaaaatttaaagttgttttgGAAAGATTTGATCAG gggTTTATGATGTCATACGTTTCAAGTCTACTCAATGGTGCTGAAAATATTGACATGGAATTTCAGGATGAAGTTTCTGCTTCAGTTGTCCAATCCTCCATATTAATAACGGAACATGATCTGAAAActttg ATTAATTGCTTGAAGCTACTTCAAACATACGAAGTACCAAAATTAAATGAAGAAGGACTTGAAGAACTCTTAGATGTGCTCCCCGCCCCTCCACGACGCTGGACGAAAGAGGTGCCAGCACGAAATGTAAAATCAATGCCTCCTAACTTGGACATTAGTACTCCAGTACctcctccaagaaataacaaattGAAGAAACTAAACAGTAGTAGTTCACCATCGAAT gCGTCCAAAAATCAAGAAGATATCGATCAACTAAAAGAAGACCTAAATAAAATGATTACGAATGACGAGCCGGTGCTAGTTGTTCCCTTGGGAAATGAAATTGAACAATACCCAGGAATGCTTTCTGAGGAAAAG GTATTGGGtttaaacacaaatctctcaACTGCTTATGATATTGATACAACAGATGAAGAACGACGAAGGAGAGCATCAAGTTTAATGTTGGATGCATTGCATGAATTTTTCCCCCAGGAGAACTTGATTGACATAAATGACATGAGCAATTTGTCATCAGATTCTGATATTATTGACAGTAAAGAATTGAATTCTGTGAAACAGACTAGCTCAAGGGCCGGTGAGTTAGATGGTGTATTTTTTGAAGCAACTCTCCCTCCTAAAGTGACATCGGATAATGCAGAAAAAACTGTTCCTGTTGACAATCTTCTCGATTTTGGGCAAGACTCGGCAAGTCCAAGGTTGCCAGTAAAGAAACACCATTCCAAGCATGTATCAAGTGGATTGATTGATCAACCCCTGATCAGTTTGGAAAATGACATTTTTGTTGACTCTAGCAAACCACTTGACTTAAACTCAACATCAGGTAAGAGTGAATTAACCTCTATGATTAGTGGAGATGGTGGTATCAATGCTATTTTACAAGCAGCTGCGATTCCATCACCGACAGCTGTTAAAAACAGTGAGTTTCAAGATCCGTGGTCCCCGAGTGTGACTGGTACTAGTGATCCGTGGAGCACTTCTAGTACACAGGCTGGAACACCTAAAGGAGATGAAACAAAGGGATTTGAGAGTAATTTTACACCCGTAACCACACCCACTAGAAAAACGAGCCAGTCtggaaagaaaaaacattctgttGACCCCAAGTATGCTGCATATagtgaaaatatacaaagagaaaaaaagttatCATCAAGCAAAATGGTTGAAAGCAACTCACATGAAGAAATTGTCAAATTAGCTCGAAAGAAATCTCACGGAGCGTGGTTCAAAGATAAGATTTCAACTAAGTTAGGAGGTGGCTTGAGACAAACACCAAAGAAATCTGACAATTTTCTTAAGAAAGATCGAAAAGTATCGGAAACTCATTCGGATCATCATCAACTTAAGGCTGGTACGCCGATGCAAGCATCAGTTGCTTCCAAAGTTAAATCGGCTTCTATTATATCTAGAGGATCGGGATCAGAag TTGACGTAAGTGAAGCAATCATGGCGAAATACAGGAATATGACACTAGAATCCTCGAACGAAGGTCTTGATCAACCATTCGGTACTCCACATTCGTCTCAAATGGAAGACGTTGCAATGCAAGTGTATAAAGACGAggtcatttttgatgacgagTTCAAATTCGAGGACGCCAAAAAGAAACTTCGAACTGTGCTATGCACTTCAGATCAAACATTAATACCAAG tgaCGCAAGAAGTTTTGATCACCTCATGTTGACCATGTTACAAGCAAAGTTAGCAGAAGCTATTAACATACAGAATCGTTTTTCTGTGGCACAACTTCATGAAACGTTGAGAAGTATTAAACAATTGCCAGACGACAG ttgtgaaaaacttGTACAAAAGCTGGAAGAAGATTACGAACAAAGGTCGAAGTATATTTCCTACTTAACCCGAAGTAAACAGGGCCTGTTGTCAACCATTTGTCATTTGGAACAAACCACTACAAAGTTACAAAG AGACAAAGTGATTTGTCGTAAATATTTTACCACGCTTGCTGTACGTCTATTTCTTGAAACGCAAGAacgaaaaaaagaaatcattggTTTTGGACAAAACTTTAACTCGacaaaaatgttggatgaaaaa TGTGCTTTGTTAAGCGACTTTCTTGAAAAACTTCACGTTGATATGCTTAAAGATGCAACTTGGACAT ATTGCAACGATGAAGAACTTGAAGACGTGAAAGTGGCGACAGAACGCACGATCATGAGCAGAATATACAAAGAAGCATTTTATCCAAACGGTGTCACCGATATTGAAAATGATAG AATATTTCATGAGCATATCAAGTGTCTGTCGAAAGTCATCACTTTATCACACCCTGCTCTTCAGATACCAAAG ACATATCAAAAAGAAGCTCCTTGGCCTTCAGCGCAAACAGAACTGTTGATGGTGAACGCTTACAAG ACGGCAGCCGATAAACTAGCATGTATCCACCGCTGTTGTGTTACCATTATGAATCTACTAAGCATGGCGTCGGATAAGCAGGCACCCGGGGCTGACGACTTTGTTCCTGTACTTGTGTACGTGGTGTTAAGAGCCAATCCACCGAACTTGCTCTCCACTAAGCAATATGTGAACACGTTTTACGAAACACGGTTGAGTGGGGAGGAATATTATTGTTGGATGCAATTTTGTGCGGctttagaatttattaaaacgATGACCTCTCCGGAAAGATGA
- the LOC130612214 gene encoding pre-B-cell leukemia transcription factor 1-like gives MATGQAGRQNTQAVTSSHETQRMGVPEPEIASSTSCPPSALGGANISELRKKQEIGEILQQIMNITDQSLDEAQARKHALNCHRMKPALFTVLCEIKEKTVLNIRNQTDEEPTDPQLMRLDNMLLAEGVSASADKNSAAVAAATGQDSQIENADYKLKLSQIRQIYHTELEKYEQACSEFTTHVMNLLREQSRTRPISKNEIERMVNIIHRKFNSIQMQLKQSTCEAVMILRSRFLDARRKRRNFSKQSTEVLNEYFYSHLSNPYPSEEVKETLAKKCGISIAQVSNWFGNKRIRYKKNIGKAQEEASMYAAKAQHHSSGSLTSPQLSDVSPRNEHRSTSDHQIANDLFTTQLSTGSDCAVGVSPVSNLHHVVSQATGGYCPPNDISSTSGSTNPVNSFNSLLDSINTWARSRDDHPTSAHQTDGRPQ, from the exons ATGGCCACAGGTCAAGCTGGACGACAAAATACACAGGCAGTAACATCTTCGCACGAAACACAAAGAATGGGCGTTCCAGAGCCAGAAATTGCATCATCAACTTCATGTCCTCCATCTGCTCTAGGTGGAGCTAACATTTCGGAATTAAGAAAAAAGCAAGAAATTGGTGAAATCCTTCAACAGATTATGAACATCACAGACCAATCACTTGATGAAGCTCAAGCAAG AAAACATGCATTAAACTGTCATCGCATGAAGCCAGCTTTGTTTACTGTTCTGTgtgaaatcaaagaaaaaacag TTTTAAACATCCGAAATCAAACCGATGAGGAGCCTACAGATCCTCAATTAATGCGCTTGGATAATATGTTACTTGCTGAGGGCGTCTCAGCCTCAGCTGATAAAAATAGTGCTGCTGTAGCTGCAGCAACTGGACAGGATTCCCAAATCGAAAACGCAGATTACAAATTAAAATTGTCTCAAATCAGACAAATTTATCATACTGAACTGGAAAAATATGAACag GCATGTTCGGAATTCACAACACATGTCATGAATCTTCTTCGTGAACAGTCGAGAACCCGTCCCatttcaaaaaatgaaattgaaCGCATGGTTAACATAATTCATCGAAAATTCAATTCAATCCAAATGCAACTAAAACAAAGCACATGTGAAGCAGTGATGATTTTACGTTCAAGGTTCTTGGATGCCAG ACGGAAAAGAAGAAACTTCAGCAAACAATCAACCGAAGTTTTAAACGAATATTTCTACTCCCATTTGAGTAATCCATATCCAAGTGAAGAAGTGAAAGAAACACTGGCCAAAAAATGTGGTATCAGCATCGCACAA GTATCCAATTGGTTTGGAAATAAGAGAATTCGTTACAAAAAGAACATTGGTAAAGCACAAGAAGAAGCGAGTATGTACGCTGCGAAGGCACAACACCATAGTTCTGGAAGTCTAACGTCGCCGCAGTTGTCAGATGTGTCACCAAGAA ATGAACATAGATCTACGTCGGATCACCAAATCGCTAATGATCTTTTTACGACTCAGCTGTCCACTGGATCCGATTGTGCTGTCGGTGTTTCTCCT gTAAGCAATCTGCATCATGTGGTGTCACAGGCTACGGGAGGGTATTGCCCTCCCAATGATATTTCTTCAACAAGTGGATCAACGAACCCT gtaaATAGTTTTAACAGTTTGTTAGATTCGATCAATACTTGGGCGAGG AGTCGAGATGACCATCCCACTTCAGCTCATCAGACAGACGGTAGACCACAATGA
- the LOC130612216 gene encoding 39S ribosomal protein L28, mitochondrial-like yields MIIIFCFDFIVFILKKYRMVRLGLLFINLARRKRVGLETRVGYISPENNAGIWHGAGVKSGFIETFSGKKTKRFWKPNVFDREYYSDLLDEKIKCSFTMKAVRQIDHAGGFDNYILNTPDKFLVSNYALALKRKMETVQRMLNYGEKSLEEIKEEIKPRIVSKHVWIPRNYTNRFYFDWKGPRRHTIFC; encoded by the exons ATGATAATAATATTCTGTTttgattttatagtttttatattaaaaaaatataggatGGTAAGACTTGGTTTGTTGTTTATCAATCTAGCCAGAAGAAAACGTGTTGGGTTAGAAACCAGAGTTGGATACATTTCTCCAGAAAATAATGCAGGAATATGGCATGGTGCTGGTGTGAAATCTGGTTTTATTGAAACTTTTTCTGGTAAAAA AACAAAAAGATTTTGGAAGCCAAATGTTTTTGATAGAGAGTACTACAGTGACTTgcttgatgaaaaaataaaatgctcCTTCACAATGAAAGCTGTCCGACAAATAGACCATGCTGGTGGATTTGATAATTACATCCTTAACACACCAGATAAATTTTTAGTTTCCAATTATGCACTAGCCTTAAAGAGAAAAATGGAAACTGTTCAGAGAATGTTAAACTATGGTGAAAAGTCTCTTGAGGAgataaaagaagaaataaaacccAGAATAGTTAGTAAACATGTCTGGATACCAAGAAACTACACAAATAGATTCTATTTTGATTGGAAAGGACCAAGAAGACACACAATATTCTGTTAA
- the LOC130662631 gene encoding RING finger protein 32-like: MATARSKQSKSNRNLTLTAVALQDHLAKTLNLKDGLSLSKAISNQNTVNLKSKNIVFKKDTKNLNKEFVIKSASQNVTRNVTLAEKLGIVECEENPCLNEEQWAILKIKSNSRGDSSQPCAICKDNYNQFRQQILLSCSHVFHRQCIASFEKYSGKAICPICRRTNYEKRVIFDGSIITLNRSATLIQKHWRRYIVQKRYIQLREKIPPSDKKLRRKYYEQKFLKLSDKLVESYDYHYEDVSQFIDSIDQNLVSSKSVMKRFTERDMLENEWENIQIKAIKRGKKECPICLSLLNDGSKGTMLLSCTHVYHMQCLLAYEQYNNKHEKLCPVCRTEYNKRSF, translated from the coding sequence ATGGCAACTGCAAGAAGTAAACAATCAAAGAGTAATCGGAATCTCACTTTGACTGCTGTGGCACTTCAGGATCATTTGGCTAAAACGTTGAATCTGAAAGACGGGTTATCTTTGTCTAAAGCGATTTCGAATCAGAATACAGTCAACttgaaatcaaaaaatattgtctTTAAGAAAGATACAAAGAATCTTAACAAAGAATTCGTAATAAAATCAGCTTCCCAAAATGTCACAAGGAACGTGACATTGGCAGAAAAACTGGGTATTGTAGAGTGTGAAGAAAATCCTTGTTTGAATGAAGAACAATGGgcaattttaaagataaaatcTAACTCGAGAGGTGATTCGTCACAACCATGTGCAATATGTAAGGATAATTATAATCAATTTCGACAGCAAATATTATTATCATGTAGTCATGTTTTTCATCGCCAATGCATAGCATCATTTGAAAAATACTCAGGTAAAGCTATTTGTCCTATTTGTCGAAGAACAAACTATGAAAAAAGAGTAATATTTGATGGTTCAATAATTACTTTAAACAGATCTGCCACTTTGATACAAAAACACTGGAGGCGTTATATTGTACAAAAAAGGTACATTCAACTTAGAGAGAAAATACCACCAAGTGACAAAAAACTTAGAAGAAAGTATTATGAGCAAAAGTTCTTAAAACTTTCTGATAAACTTGTTGAATCATACGACTATCACTACGAAGATGTGTCCCAGTTTATTGATTCGATTGACCAAAATTTGGTTTCTAGCAAGTCTGTAATGAAGAGATTTACTGAAAGAGACATGCTTGAAAATGAGTGGGAAAATATCCAAATTAAAGCTATTAAAAGAGGCAAAAAGGAATGTCCAATATGTTTGTCATTGCTAAATGATGGAAGCAAGGGAACCATGTTGTTATCATGCACACATGTTTATCATATGCAATGCCTTTTGGCTTACGAGCAATATAATAATAAGCATGAGAAACTTTGCCCAGTGTGTAGAACAGAAtataataaaaggagtttttag